The Punica granatum isolate Tunisia-2019 chromosome 4, ASM765513v2, whole genome shotgun sequence genome has a window encoding:
- the LOC116203017 gene encoding uncharacterized protein LOC116203017, whose product MQSQTHCFSNEMLPPSPLSFKASNLFAFSKHLQRFGGCFSSRSRSCPSLMASLSTVPGEKAAVVEHDDSKKVTTKPLQVAKRLEKFKTTIFTQMSSLAIKHGAINLGQGFPNFDGPDFVKQAAIQAINEGKNQYARGYGIPDFNAAIAERFKKDTGLVIDPEKEVTVTSGCTEAIAATMLGLINPGDEVILFAPFYDSYEATLSMAGADIKCITLRPPDFAVPLDELRSKISKKTRAILINTPHNPTGKMFTRDELNEIASLCIENDVLVFTDEVYDKLAFEMEHISMASLPGMFERTVTMNSLGKTFSLTGWKIGWAIAPPHLIWGVKQAHAFLTFATSTPMQWAATTALRAPDSYYEELKGDYLAKKQILEQGLKDVGFTVFPSSGTYFIVVDHTPFGLKNDIEFCEYLIKEVGVVAIPTSVFYLDPEEGKNLVRFTFCKDEGTLRSAVERMKEKLKRK is encoded by the exons ATGCAGTCGCAGACCCACTGCTTTTCCAATGAAATGCTCCCCCCCTCTCCCCTGAGCTTTAAAGCGTCGAACCTGTTCGCATTCTCCAAGCATTTGCAGAGATTCGGCGGCTGCTTTAGCAGCAGGAGCAGGAGCTGCCCTTCTCTCATGGCCTCTTTATCCACTGTTCCCGGCGAGAAGGCGGCCGTCGTGGAACATGACGATTCGAAGAAGGTTACCACTAAGCCATTACAG GTTGCAAAGCGCCTGGAGAAGTTCAAAACCACGATATTCACCCAGATGAGTTCCCTTGCCATCAAACATGGAGCAATAAACCTTGGCCAAGGGTTCCCCAACTTTGACGGGCCCGACTTTGTGAAGCAGGCAGCTATTCAAGCAATCAATGAGGGGAAGAACCAGTATGCCCGTGGCTACGGGATTCCTGACTTCAATGCCGCTATAGCTGAACGGTTCAAGAAGGACACCGGCCTCGTGATTGACCCCGAGAAGGAAGTCACTGTTACATCCGGGTGTACAGAAGCCATTGCAGCCACCATGCTGGGCCTGATAAACCCAGGGGATGAGGTTATCCTATTCGCTCCCTTCTACGATTCATACGAGGCCACCCTGTCCATGGCTGGTGCGGATATAAAATGCATCACTCTCCGCCCGCCAGACTTTGCAGTCCCGCTTGATGAGCTCCGGTCCAAGATCTCAAAAAAGACACGTGCGATCCTCATAAACACCCCACATAATCCTACGGGGAAGATGTTCACAAGAGATGAGCTCAATGAGATTGCATCCCTATGCATTGAGAACGATGTCTTGGTCTTCACTGATGAGGTGTATGATAAGTTGGCCTTTGAAATGGAGCACATCTCAATGGCTTCACTTCCTGGGATGTTCGAGCGGACAGTGACGATGAATTCCCTAGGCAAGACATTCTCGCTGACCGGGTGGAAGATTGGGTGGGCCATAGCGCCCCCTCACCTGATTTGGGGGGTGAAGCAGGCCCACGCATTCCTTACTTTCGCTACCTCCACCCCAATGCAGTGGGCTGCCACGACTGCACTGCGCGCCCCAGATTCGTATTACGAGGAGCTCAAGGGGGATTACCTAGCAAAGAAGCAGATCCTCGAACAGGGCTTGAAGGATGTTGGCTTCACAGTTTTCCCCTCTAGTGGGACCTACTTCATTGTGGTGGACCACACGCCTTTCGGGCTAAAGAATGACATTGAGTTCTGCGAGTACCTGATCAAGGAGGTTGGGGTCGTGGCGATCCCGACTAGCGTCTTCTACTTAGACCCGGAGGAGGGGAAGAATCTGGTGAGGTTCACATTCTGCAAGGATGAGGGAACCCTCAGATCTGCTGTTGAGAGGATGAAGGAGAAGCTGAAGAGAAAATGA
- the LOC116203023 gene encoding caffeic acid 3-O-methyltransferase-like, with product MAQVDRGSSLISHPDVDKDDEAIVYASVLTSSFIVPMVLNAAIELGVLDTISEAGPEKKLSSDEIASIIGAQNPCMGSTLDRMLRLLATHSVLNCSTRDAKNEGKVERVYGLTPVGRLFVQNKAGGSLVGFLGFSHNQAILDIRHYIKDAVLKGGIPFKMAHGVPAFEYMRSDPEFSGAFNTAVSFHSSIVTEKILKRYTGFEDLRVLIDVGGGRGTTLNMIVSKYPHIKGINFDLPQVIQDASPFEGIEHIGGDMFKEVPRGEAILLKRTCHNWSDEKCLKLLKNCHEALEDNGKLIIIDSIMSEGCDSSLIDKYVSHYDNIMFTQHEGKERTEKEFRLLGEQARFMDFRVVGCACAHWVMELRK from the exons ATGGCACAAGTGGATCGGGGTTCGAGTCTTATTAGCCATCCGGATGTTGATAAGGACGACGAAGCCATAGTCTATGCCTCGGTGTTGACAAGCTCTTTCATCGTACCAATGGTCCTGAATGCTGCCATCGAACTCGGTGTTCTTGACACCATCAGTGAAGCAGGCCCCGAGAAGAAGCTGTCCAGTGATGAAATTGCTTCAATCATCGGAGCACAGAACCCATGCATGGGTTCGACGCTCGATCGCATGCTGAGGCTTCTGGCGACCCACTCAGTCTTGAACTGCTCGACCAGAGATGCCAAGAATGAGGGAAAGGTTGAGAGGGTCTACGGGCTCACCCCCGTGGGAAGATTATTCGTCCAGAACAAGGCTGGAGGGTCCCTCGTCGGGTTCTTAGGCTTTTCACACAACCAAGCCATATTGGACATACG GCACTACATAAAGGATGCAGTACTTAAAGGGGGAATACCCTTCAAAATGGCTCATGGAGTCCCAGCATTTGAGTACATGAGAAGTGACCCGGAGTTCAGCGGGGCTTTCAACACTGCAGTGAGTTTCCACTCCTCGATCGTCACCGAGAAAATCCTAAAAAGGTACACCGGCTTCGAGGATCTACGGGTCCTCATTGATGTTGGGGGCGGAAGAGGCACGACCCTCAACATGATCGTCTCCAAGTACCCTCATATCAAAGGGATCAACTTCGATCTCCCTCAAGTGATCCAAGATGCCTCTCCATTCGAAG GAATAGAGCACATTGGTGGAGACATGTTCAAAGAAGTCCCTAGAGGGGAAGCCATTCTATTGAAG AGAACATGCCATAATTGGAGTGACGAGAAGTGCCTGAAATTGCTTAAGAATTGCCATGAAGCACTGGAAGACAATGGAAAGCTGATTATTATCGACTCTATCATGTCGGAGGGATGCGATTCGAGCCTCATTGATAAATACGTGTCTCACTATGATAACATCATGTTCACTCAACACGAAGGGAAGGAGAGGACAGAGAAAGAGTTCAGGTTGTTGGGCGAGCAGGCCAGGTTCATGGATTTCCGAGTCGTGGGCTGCGCCTGCGCTCACTGGGTCATGGAACTCAGGAAATGA
- the LOC116203037 gene encoding uncharacterized protein LOC116203037 yields MGGQDDVKQLEECSVANALGTWVFSIAGALLAIPVGIKRKSLGPLVFFGTTGTMLDIIMGINACEREHAERQMRLLEEQNSAASASLSGTVVDS; encoded by the exons ATGGGAGGGCAGGATGATGTGAAGCAGCTTGAAGAATGCTCCGTCGCCAA CGCATTGGGCACTTGGGTGTTCTCAATTGCAGGGGCCCTCCTGGCGATTCCAGTGGGGATAAAGCGGAAGTCGCTTGGACCTCTTGTTTTCTTTGGGACAACAGGCACGATGCTTGACATTATCATGGGAATCAATGCCTGCGAGAGGGAGCACGCTGAGCGCCAAATGAGACTCCTAGAAGAGCAGAACTCAGCTGCCAGTGCTTCTCTTTCAGGGACTGTGGTCGACTCTTGA
- the LOC116203006 gene encoding DIS3-like exonuclease 2, translated as MRSCVELSVVERVEDGEREKKKNRRRSSRRSKQNNSSVSASGSVSVSQGETVVSTVMSASIKDASSNENTPECHSFSEHVTGRSSDPVFSSMPTMHINEHVGPREVPRTQNPSTVVPSSGGRVFSKSCSEPVACREPSEACFTKDSQMGPYNHSSPFKLHWSGECVNEALERGDVFLAVFRVNAHNRLEAYCKIEGVPVDILINGVPAQNRAVEGDVVAIKVDPLPFWTRMKGSIRLSNSSALTEDSTNSAEMREMCGTSCKGKNKMEGEFDSACGSNNVSSERFSAQEGKTFCDGCRPFPFDGPSSGFADGQNQINDPIAKICALISSYPSKRPTGRVVSIIERSPRRDAIVGFLYVKQWIAHEKGYWRDPKKNKNPDHDYIDFMPNDARFPRMMVHVEELPDCIEKRLYKLDVGIERELVAAQIESWSEESPIPHARVLHVFGHGSELQPHIDAILFENAINSSEFSSESLLCLPPVPWDVPRVEFQTRMDLRSLSVFTIDPSTAIDLDDALSVEMLTDGIYRVGVHIADVSYFVKPDTPLDAEAQVRSTSVYMSRQKLPMLPPLISEDLGSLNPGLDRLTFTIFWDIDGSGSIVHRWIGRTVIRSCCKLSYEHAQDILDGVNYSDNLGGLPQLYGSFKWSDVVRCVHYLNHIARILKEKRLKDGALQLESSKIVFLFDEDGIPYDSKLSQRKESNFLVEEFMLLANHTAAEVISRAFPETALLRRHPEPNMRKLKEFEAFCTKHELTLDTSSSSQIQKSLGRIKETLKDDSVLLDILMSYASRPMQLAMYFCTGDLKDNEDDWAHYALAVPFYTHFTSPLRRYPDIVVHRMMAAALDAERSYLKQRRALERRPDDAGSAVNRCFTGLCFDKNAAESEEAREAFSAAALKHRIPCLDILKGVAAHCNERKLASRHVKVACDKLYMWVLLKKKEVLLSEARVLGVGPRFMSIYIPQLAIERRIYYDEIEGLSVEWLEATSTVLLTLSGHKSSRRAFPFPMRNTRPLEESVLVVSPLELNQESNCSTSAASPRVSSTSESGFEIQPLAFPVIVSLLSTIPVALHAVGGEGGPIDICARLYGSSYLR; from the exons ATGAGGTCATGTGTGGAGCTGAGTGTGGTCGAGAGGGTTGAGGATGGCgagagggagaagaagaagaacaggcgCCGATCTAGTCGCCGCTCTAAGCAGAACAACTCCTCTGTTTCAG CTTCAGGTTCGGTCAGTGTTAGCCAAGGAGAAACAGTTGTATCAACAGTTATGTCAGCGTCAATCAAAGACGCCTCGTCAAATGAGAACACACCAGAATGCCATTCCTTCAGCGAGCATGTTACGGGCCGATCATCTGACCCGGTGTTCAGTTCCATGCCAACAATGCACATCAATGAACATGTGGGTCCTAGAGAAGTGCCAAGGACACAAAATCCGAGTACAGTTGTACCTAGTTCTGGAGGAAGAGTTTTCTCCAAATCGTGCTCTGAACCAGTTGCTTGCAGAGAGCCATCTGAGGCATGCTTCACTAAGGATTCACAGATGGGGCCCTACAATCACTCGAGCCCTTTCAAACTGCACTGGTCTGGGGAGTGTGTGAACGAGGCGCTAGAG AGAGGTGATGTCTTCTTAGCGGTATTCCGAGTGAATGCCCATAATAGGCTTGAG GCCTACTGCAAGATTGAGGGAGTTCCAGTGGATATTCTCATTAATGGAGTTCCGGCGCAGAATAGAGCG GTTGAGGGAGACGTAGTGGCAATTAAGGTTGATCCTTTGCCATTTTGGACAAGGATGAAGGGATCAATTAGGCTTTCTAACAGTTCTGCCTTGACTGAAGACAGTACCAATTCAgcagagatgagagagatgTGTGGGACTAGCTGCAAAGGTAAAAATAAGATGGAGGGAGAGTTTGATTCTGCTTGTGGTAGCAACAATGTATCCTCTGAGAGGTTCTCTGCTCAAGAGGGTAAGACTTTCTGCGATGGATGTCGCCCCTTTCCTTTTGATGGTCCCAGCTCTGGCTTTGCCGATGGACAGAATCAAATAAATGATCCAATAGCTAAGATCTGTGCTTTGATTAGCTCATATCCATCAAAGAGGCCCACAGGAAGGGTTGTTTCCATCATTGAGAGGTCTCCTCGTCGAGATGCTATTGTTGGCTTTCTGTATGTTAAGCAATGGATTGCTCATGAGAAAGGATACTGGAGGGATCCCAAGAAGAATAAGAACCCAGACCACGACTACATTGATTTTATGCCGAATGATGCAAGATTCCCGAGAATGATGGTCCATGTGGAAGAATTGCCTGACTGCATTGAGAAGAGATTGTACAAGTTGGACGTGGGGATTGAAAGGGAGCTGGTCGCTGCTCAGATTGAAAGTTGGAGCGAGGAAAGTCCCATCCCTCATGCCCGTGTCTTACATGTTTTTGGGCATGGCAGTGAACTCCAACCTCATATTGATGCAATCTTATTCGAGAACGCAATAAATTCATCCGAGTTCTCAAGCGAGTCACTTTTATGCCTTCCTCCCGTCCCTTGGGATGTTCCCCGGGTCGAATTTCAGACTAGGATGGATTTGAGAAGCTTGTCTGTCTTTACTATAGATCCTTCTACTGCTATAGATCTTGACGATGCCCTATCTGTCGAAATGTTGACTGATGGAATCTATAGAGTGGGTGTTCATATTGCCGATGTATCCTATTTCGTGAAACCGGACACACCACTGGATGCTGAGGCCCAAGTTCGGTCAACGAGTGTTTACATGTCAAGACAGAAATTGCCGATGTTGCCACCATTGATCTCCGAAGATTTGGGCTCACTTAATCCTGGACTTGATAGGCTCACATTTACAATCTTCTGGGACATTGATGGCTCTGGAAGTATTGTACATCGGTGGATCGGTCGTACTGTGATACGGTCTTGCTGCAAACTTTCTTATGAACATGCTCAGGATATTCTTGATGGTGTAAATTATTCAGACAACCTTGGCGGCCTTCCCCAGTTGTATGGCAGCTTCAAGTGGTCTGATGTTGTCAGATGTGTTCACTACCTTAATCATATTGCAAGAATCTTAAAGGAGAAGCGGTTGAAGGATGGGGCTCTGCAGCTTGAGAGCTCGAAAATAGTGTTCCTATTTGATGAGGATGGGATCCCATATGACAGCAAGCTCAGTCAGCGGAAGGAGTCGAACTTTCTTGTTGAAGAGTTCATGCTGTTGGCCAACCACACTGCAGCGGAAGTCATCTCTAGGGCTTTTCCTGAAACCGCCCTTCTCCGGAGGCACCCAGAGCCAAACATGCGTAAGCTTAAGGAATTCGAGGCTTTCTGCACAAAGCACGAGTTAACGTTGGACACCTCATCCTCTTCCCAGATCCAGAAATCATTGGGGCGAATCAAGGAGACCCTGAAGGATGACTCTGTGCTACTAGATATTCTCATGTCATATGCCTCGAGGCCTATGCAACTGGCAATGTACTTCTGCACAGGAGATCTGAAGGATAATGAGGATGACTGGGCCCACTACGCTTTGGCAGTCCCTTTCTACACCCACTTCACGTCTCCTCTGAGGCGGTATCCTGATATAGTAGTTCATCGAATGATGGCTGCAGCTCTGGATGCAGAGAGGTCATATCTGAAGCAGCGGCGGGCTCTGGAGAGGAGGCCTGACGATGCGGGCAGTGCAGTAAATCGATGCTTCACAGGCCTTTGCTTTGATAAGAATGCCGCGGAGTCTGAGGAGGCAAGGGAAGCATTCTCAGCTGCAGCCTTAAAGCACAGGATTCCTTGCTTGGATATACTGAAGGGCGTGGCTGCACATTGTAATGAGAGGAAGCTCGCGAGCAGGCATGTGAAGGTTGCCTGCGATAAACTCTACATGTGGGTTCTTCTAAAGAAGAAAGAG GTGCTGTTATCTGAAGCGAGAGTTCTTGGTGTTGGTCCAAGGTTCATGTCTATCTATATTCCACAGTTAGCT ATTGAGAGGAGGATATACTATGATGAGATTGAAGGCCTGAGTGTGGAATGGCTTGAGGCAACGTCCACTGTCTTGCTTACCCTGTCAGGACACAAATCTTCCCGTAGAGCATTTCCATTTCCAATGAGGAACACTAGGCCGCTTGAAGAATCCGTACTGGTAGTGAGCCCATTAGAGCTCAATCAGGAGTCCAACTGCAGCACTTCCGCAGCATCCCCAAGAGTGAGTTCCACTTCTGAGTCGGGCTTTGAAATCCAACCACTGGCATTTCCTGTAATAGTGAGTCTCCTCTCTACAATTCCCGTCGCGCTTCATGCTGTTGGTGGGGAAGGTGGACCGATCGACATATGTGCAAGGCTCTATGGGAGCTCCTACCTTAGGTGA
- the LOC116203021 gene encoding uncharacterized protein LOC116203021 isoform X3, translated as MSFVLTPTSRLLLPNRRTFLFHRRNAAESFSFSTSSTLTCLNSPAGTRINSAQSCSNSSTDPVDRPENIPIFGLFIPLAFSLVLLCLRLFHGVLLPEFPRRWRELVVLSRAAESRMRAYPAHLWQAVVAYEDRRFFRHCGVDPIGIARAAVSFSARGGGSTITQQIYWGHGIYGIESASMFYFRKRPSLLCFGESTILAGMIPAPELRSPFRDPSREHLFNRGVIFQVRVLKRMVKVGFIDVEMALETVKQPASLSDNGPKSADGSSNSFYSSKQGNIKSDKMKHGAMDLSIIGDIWDWEKESKIWEAREDMERWAAELQRSKQITESSSQTHTKRA; from the exons ATGAGCTTCGTCCTCACCCCAACTAGCCGTCTTCTTCTCCCGAACCGCCGGACTTTCCTCTTCCACCGCCGCAACGCTGCCGAATCATTCAGCTTCTCAACCTCGTCGACTCTCACGTGTTTGAACTCACCAGCTGGTACCCGAATTAACTCAGCTCAGTCCTGCAGCAACAGCAGCACGGATCCCGTTGACCGACCCGAAAACATCCCCATTTTTGGGCTTTTCATTCCTCTCGCTTTCTCTCTGGTCCTCCTATGCCTCCGCCTCTTCCATGGAGTCCTCCTTCCGGAGTTCCCACGCCGGTGGCGGGAGCTGGTCGTTCTGTCCAGAGCAGCAGAGAGCAGGATGCGCGCCTATCCCGCGCACCTTTGGCAAGCGGTGGTTGCCTACGAGGACAGGCGCTTCTTTCGGCACTGTGGGGTGGACCCCATTGGAATTGCTCGAGCTGCGGTCTCATTCTCGGCCCGTGGAGGTGGCAGCACCATCACCCAGCAG ATATATTGGGGACATGGGATTTATGGAATTGAATCAGCTTCCATGTTCTATTTCAGAAAGCGTCCATCTCTTCTCTGTTTCGGGGAATCCACTATACTAGCAGGGATGATACCGGCCCCAGAGCTCCGGTCACCCTTCAGGGACCCTAGCAG AGAACACCTTTTTAATAGAGGAGTAATCTTCCAAGTACGAGTGTTGAAAAGGATGGTGAAAGTCGGCTTTATCGATGTTGAGATGGCACTTGAAACCGTAAAACAACCTGCTTCTCTATCTGACAATGGGCCAAAATCTGCAGATGGGTCATCGAACTCATTTTATTCCTCCAAGCAG GGAAATATAAAGTCCGATAAAATGAAACATGGGGCCATGGATCTGAGTATTATTGGTGACATTTGGGACTGGGAAAAGGAGAGCAAGATTTGGGAAGCAAGGGAAGATATGGAAAGGTGGGCCGCCGAGTTACAACGTTCGAAGCAAATAACAGAATCTTCTTCTCAGACGCATACAAAAAGGGCCTAA
- the LOC116203021 gene encoding uncharacterized protein LOC116203021 isoform X1: MSFVLTPTSRLLLPNRRTFLFHRRNAAESFSFSTSSTLTCLNSPAGTRINSAQSCSNSSTDPVDRPENIPIFGLFIPLAFSLVLLCLRLFHGVLLPEFPRRWRELVVLSRAAESRMRAYPAHLWQAVVAYEDRRFFRHCGVDPIGIARAAVSFSARGGGSTITQQLVKNAFLKNERTLARKIVEMVLALALERTLSKWQILSSYLSEIYWGHGIYGIESASMFYFRKRPSLLCFGESTILAGMIPAPELRSPFRDPSREHLFNRGVIFQVRVLKRMVKVGFIDVEMALETVKQPASLSDNGPKSADGSSNSFYSSKQGNIKSDKMKHGAMDLSIIGDIWDWEKESKIWEAREDMERWAAELQRSKQITESSSQTHTKRA; the protein is encoded by the exons ATGAGCTTCGTCCTCACCCCAACTAGCCGTCTTCTTCTCCCGAACCGCCGGACTTTCCTCTTCCACCGCCGCAACGCTGCCGAATCATTCAGCTTCTCAACCTCGTCGACTCTCACGTGTTTGAACTCACCAGCTGGTACCCGAATTAACTCAGCTCAGTCCTGCAGCAACAGCAGCACGGATCCCGTTGACCGACCCGAAAACATCCCCATTTTTGGGCTTTTCATTCCTCTCGCTTTCTCTCTGGTCCTCCTATGCCTCCGCCTCTTCCATGGAGTCCTCCTTCCGGAGTTCCCACGCCGGTGGCGGGAGCTGGTCGTTCTGTCCAGAGCAGCAGAGAGCAGGATGCGCGCCTATCCCGCGCACCTTTGGCAAGCGGTGGTTGCCTACGAGGACAGGCGCTTCTTTCGGCACTGTGGGGTGGACCCCATTGGAATTGCTCGAGCTGCGGTCTCATTCTCGGCCCGTGGAGGTGGCAGCACCATCACCCAGCAG CTAGTCAAGAATGCATTTTTGAAGAATGAACGAACACTTGCTCGGAAAATTGTCGAAATGGTGCTAGCTCTCGCACTGGAGAGAACCTTATCAAAATGGCAAATCTTAAGCTCCTATCTGAGTGAG ATATATTGGGGACATGGGATTTATGGAATTGAATCAGCTTCCATGTTCTATTTCAGAAAGCGTCCATCTCTTCTCTGTTTCGGGGAATCCACTATACTAGCAGGGATGATACCGGCCCCAGAGCTCCGGTCACCCTTCAGGGACCCTAGCAG AGAACACCTTTTTAATAGAGGAGTAATCTTCCAAGTACGAGTGTTGAAAAGGATGGTGAAAGTCGGCTTTATCGATGTTGAGATGGCACTTGAAACCGTAAAACAACCTGCTTCTCTATCTGACAATGGGCCAAAATCTGCAGATGGGTCATCGAACTCATTTTATTCCTCCAAGCAG GGAAATATAAAGTCCGATAAAATGAAACATGGGGCCATGGATCTGAGTATTATTGGTGACATTTGGGACTGGGAAAAGGAGAGCAAGATTTGGGAAGCAAGGGAAGATATGGAAAGGTGGGCCGCCGAGTTACAACGTTCGAAGCAAATAACAGAATCTTCTTCTCAGACGCATACAAAAAGGGCCTAA
- the LOC116203021 gene encoding uncharacterized protein LOC116203021 isoform X2: protein MSFVLTPTSRLLLPNRRTFLFHRRNAAESFSFSTSSTLTCLNSPAGTRINSAQSCSNSSTDPVDRPENIPIFGLFIPLAFSLVLLCLRLFHGVLLPEFPRRWRELVVLSRAAESRMRAYPAHLWQAVVAYEDRRFFRHCGVDPIGIARAAVSFSARGGGSTITQQLVKNAFLKNERTLARKIVEMVLALALERTLSKWQILSSYLSEIYWGHGIYGIESASMFYFRKRPSLLCFGESTILAGMIPAPELRSPFRDPSRGVIFQVRVLKRMVKVGFIDVEMALETVKQPASLSDNGPKSADGSSNSFYSSKQGNIKSDKMKHGAMDLSIIGDIWDWEKESKIWEAREDMERWAAELQRSKQITESSSQTHTKRA from the exons ATGAGCTTCGTCCTCACCCCAACTAGCCGTCTTCTTCTCCCGAACCGCCGGACTTTCCTCTTCCACCGCCGCAACGCTGCCGAATCATTCAGCTTCTCAACCTCGTCGACTCTCACGTGTTTGAACTCACCAGCTGGTACCCGAATTAACTCAGCTCAGTCCTGCAGCAACAGCAGCACGGATCCCGTTGACCGACCCGAAAACATCCCCATTTTTGGGCTTTTCATTCCTCTCGCTTTCTCTCTGGTCCTCCTATGCCTCCGCCTCTTCCATGGAGTCCTCCTTCCGGAGTTCCCACGCCGGTGGCGGGAGCTGGTCGTTCTGTCCAGAGCAGCAGAGAGCAGGATGCGCGCCTATCCCGCGCACCTTTGGCAAGCGGTGGTTGCCTACGAGGACAGGCGCTTCTTTCGGCACTGTGGGGTGGACCCCATTGGAATTGCTCGAGCTGCGGTCTCATTCTCGGCCCGTGGAGGTGGCAGCACCATCACCCAGCAG CTAGTCAAGAATGCATTTTTGAAGAATGAACGAACACTTGCTCGGAAAATTGTCGAAATGGTGCTAGCTCTCGCACTGGAGAGAACCTTATCAAAATGGCAAATCTTAAGCTCCTATCTGAGTGAG ATATATTGGGGACATGGGATTTATGGAATTGAATCAGCTTCCATGTTCTATTTCAGAAAGCGTCCATCTCTTCTCTGTTTCGGGGAATCCACTATACTAGCAGGGATGATACCGGCCCCAGAGCTCCGGTCACCCTTCAGGGACCCTAGCAG AGGAGTAATCTTCCAAGTACGAGTGTTGAAAAGGATGGTGAAAGTCGGCTTTATCGATGTTGAGATGGCACTTGAAACCGTAAAACAACCTGCTTCTCTATCTGACAATGGGCCAAAATCTGCAGATGGGTCATCGAACTCATTTTATTCCTCCAAGCAG GGAAATATAAAGTCCGATAAAATGAAACATGGGGCCATGGATCTGAGTATTATTGGTGACATTTGGGACTGGGAAAAGGAGAGCAAGATTTGGGAAGCAAGGGAAGATATGGAAAGGTGGGCCGCCGAGTTACAACGTTCGAAGCAAATAACAGAATCTTCTTCTCAGACGCATACAAAAAGGGCCTAA